A single genomic interval of Helianthus annuus cultivar XRQ/B chromosome 6, HanXRQr2.0-SUNRISE, whole genome shotgun sequence harbors:
- the LOC110876458 gene encoding uncharacterized protein LOC110876458 encodes MKRYKEKSKELMNTFQICCIKQIPRSKNKKADALSKLASLTFAHLTKKVLVEVPKAPSIDELEVQDVVTEEDPNWMTPIKKFLKNGELPKDGVEAERVKIKARQYVLQGETLYKKGYLAPLLRCVGPEQNYFTKWPEVKPLAKITGKQVIDFVWENICRYGLPGVMVTDNGKQFAEKPFSVWCKEYRINQVFSSVAYPQSNGQVERANRSIVEGIKTRLGRYESNWLEELPSVL; translated from the exons ATGAAAAGATATAAGGAAAAATCCAAGGAGTTGATGAATACCTTCCAAATATGCTGCATCAAACAAATTCCCAGATccaaaaacaaaaaggctgatgccttaagtaagcTAGCATCTCTCACCTTTGCCCACCTCACTAAGAAGGTGTTGGTAGAAGTGCCGAAGGCTCCgtcgattgatgaattggaagttCAAGACGTAGTCACTGAGGAAGATCCAAACTGGATGACTCCCATAAAAAAGTTCCTTAAAAATGGTGAACTACCCAAGGATGGAGTAGAagctgaaagggttaaaatcaaagcaagGCAATATGTACTGCAAGGAGAAACCCtttacaaaaagggttaccttgcccccttgctaagatgtgttggtcctgaGCAAA attatttcaccaagtggccCGAGGTTAAACCACTCGCAAAGATCACGGGCAAACAGGTCattgacttcgtttgggaaaacattTGCCGTTATGGATTGCCGGGAGTGATGGTAACCGACAACGGGAAGCAATTTGCTGAGAAGCCTTTCAGCGTTTGGTGCAAAGAGTACAGAATTAACCAGGTTTTCAGCTCAGTCgcttacccgcaatcaaatgGCCAGGTGGAAAGGGCAaatcgaagcatagtggaaggaaTCAAGACAAGATTAGGAAGATACGAAAGTAACTGGCTTGaagaattgcctagtgttctatag